One stretch of Hevea brasiliensis isolate MT/VB/25A 57/8 chromosome 12, ASM3005281v1, whole genome shotgun sequence DNA includes these proteins:
- the LOC110646476 gene encoding disease resistance protein RPV1 has protein sequence MVSTMAQWKYDVFLSFSGKDTRENFTSHLYDALCRKKIRAFMDNELERGEEITPALLKTIEESRISVIIFSENYATSPWCVDELVKILECKQTHGQIVLPVFYHVNPCNVEELSGSFGNAFLELERNFKEKMDKFPRWRADFTKAANISGWDSYMIRPESKLVNEIVEHILKKLSCGSSSDSKGIVGMDSRVRQVKTLLCTGLPIVRIVGIWGMGGIGKTTIAGAIFNTISSRYEGSCFLSNVREESEKCGGLIHLREELLSKILEEENLHISTPSIGSTSIKERLRRKKVLVVLDDVNDIAQVEFLIGTRDMFGLGSRVIITSRDRQLLKNVVDEIYEVEGLNDHGALQLFSLNAFKENYPKMDLVELSKRAVSTAQGNPLAVKVLGSLLFDRSKSEWESALNKLERVPLQKIHNVLRISYDLLDDEEKCIFLDIACFFKGQQVNFVKSLLDGSDIGISVLADKCLITISENKIGMHDLLQGMAHEIVRQESINQIGKRSRLWNPRDVYQLLTKNLGTEKVEGIFLDISNIREMELSSGAFNEMHNLRLLKIYDSGVGNNCKVHIPYGLGSLPDKLRYLHWDGFPLKSLPSTFQPENLVKLDLSYGNVQQLWGGVQNIVNLKEINLSNCENLTAIPDLSLATNLERLNFDYCTSLVEFPSSVQYLDKLVELDLSHCTSLMSLPSRINLRSLKTLKFSGCSNLQRCPEIKGNLTYLNLNGTAVEELSRSIGYLSGLVALNLKDCKQLGNLPDNVCFMKSLIIVDISGCLNVTRFPDFSENVRYLYLSDTAIEELPSSIGCLRRLSTLDLMNCKRLKNLPCTVSKLASLQKLILSGCSSITMFPEVSRNIRELYLDGTAIKEIPSSIEPLSNLIELHLRNCTEFETLPSSFCKLKSLQKVNLSGCSKFENFPEILETMVSLRYLYLDRTAIRRLPLPIKNLPGLSVLELGNCKNLVKMPEFYSSLPDWNADLEYLRKLCLSGCGISHVPCTIRCFSSLEVLDLSGNNFEHLHISFENFPELQYLGLRSCKRLLSLPELPPRLTKLDANDCTSLINVSTKSTAVEGNICDFFFTNCLSLDEIACNNIMAYALLKIQIFTKRLHNQMYSVPAGPSSLCFPGRTIPKWFGHQSWKSSITIELPSYWASNDFLGFTLCALVAFDSCFDESSFQFRCSYHFKNNYGDFLDLHCDFGGWYGWKDRRFIKSDHVFVGFDPCLDVMKNNSFGKFSAVIIKFYPQDMNNSPLNCCNVIECGVRLLYDQDEKYVDFVVSPIPWSPARKKIKPLSLSQTSVDKGMLSFLNGTSHLLDDSNQETEEERYKAKRRRHDKCCSETERSRSTFKNYMETSTNDLEEEDLSPLFVLKETTKSRRSKRKRRIDFAGWK, from the exons ATGGTGTCCACCATGGCTCAATGGAAGTATGATGTGTTTCTTAGTTTTAGCGGAAAGGATACACGTGAAAATTTTACTAGCCATCTTTACGACGCTTTGTGTCGTAAAAAAATAAGGGCCTTCATGGACAATGAACTTGAAAGAGGAGAAGAAATAACACCTGCACTTTTGAAAACGATCGAAGAATCAAGAATTTCAGTAATCATATTCTCAGAAAACTATGCAACTTCTCCATGGTGCGTGGATGAATTGGTGAAAATACTTGAATGCAAGCAAACTCATGGGCAAATTGTTTTGCCTGTTTTCTACCATGTAAATCCATGTAATGTAGAAGAACTAAGTGGAAGCTTTGGAAATGCTTTCCTTGAGCTTGAGAGGAATTTTAAGGAGAAAATGGACAAGTTCCCCAGGTGGAGAGCTGACTTCACCAAAGCAGCAAATATATCTGGATGGGATTCCTACATGATTAG GCCTGAGTCCAAACtagtgaatgaaattgtggaacatattttgaagaaattgAGTTGTGGGTCGTCAAGTGATTCAAAAGGCATAGTTGGAATGGATTCACGCGTTAGACAAGTTAAAACTTTGTTATGCACCGGATTGCCCATTGTCCGTATTGTAGGTATTTGGGGTATGGGTGGTATTGGTAAAACAACTATTGCTGGTGCTATTTTCAATACTATCTCGAGTAGATATGAAGGTTCTTGCTTTCTTTCAAATGTCAGGGAAGAATCAGAAAAATGTGGGGGACTAATCCATTTAAGAGAAGAACTTCTTTCTAAAATCTTAGAGGAAGAAAATCTTCATATTAGCACTCCCAGTATAGGATCCACTTCTATAAAGGAAAGGCTTCGACGTAAAAAGGTTTTGGTTGTTCTTGACGATGTGAATGATATAGCTCAAGTGGAATTCCTAATTGGAACACGGGATATGTTTGGCCTTGGAAGTAGAGTTATCATAACATCTAGAGATAGACAATTGCTTAAGAATGTAGTTGACGAAATATATGAAGTTGAGGGATTGAACGATCATGGAGCTCTCCAGCTCTTTAGTTTAAATGCTTTTAAGGAAAACTATCCCAAAATGGATCTTGTAGAGCTATCAAAGAGGGCTGTGAGTACTGCTCAAGGCAATCCATTGGCAGTTAAAGTTTTGGGTTCTCTTTTATTTGACAGGAGTAAAAGTGAGTGGGAAAGTGCATTGAACAAACTTGAAAGGGTTCCCCTCCAAAAAATTCATAACGTGTTAAGAATTAGTTATGATTTGCTAGATGATGAAGAGAAGTGTATATTTCTTGATATTGCGTGTTTCTTTAAAGGCCAACAAGTTAATTTCGTAAAAAGTTTACTAGATGGTTCTGATATTGGAATTAGTGTTCTAGCTGATAAGTGCCTCATCACAATTTCAGAAAACAAGATAGGGATGCATGATTTGTTGCAAGGGATGGCTCATGAAATTGTTCGCCAAGAATCAATTAATCAGATAGGAAAACGCAGCAGATTATGGAATCCAAGAGATGTGTATCAACTGCTGACCAAAAATCTG GGAACTGAGAAAGTTGAAGGGATATTCTTAGACATTTCTAACATAAGAGAAATGGAGTTGAGTTCTGGAGCCTTTAATGAGATGCATAATCTTAGATTGCTCAAAATTTATGACTCTGGAGTTGGAAATAACTGCAAAGTGCACATTCCTTACGGTCTGGGATCACTTCCTGATAAGTTGAGGTATCTCCATTGGGATGGATTCCCTCTGAAATCTTTGCCATCTACTTTTCAGCCAGAGAACCTGGTCAAACTTGACCTCTCTTACGGCAATGTTCAACAACTGTGGGGAGGAGTACAG AATATTGTGAATTTGAAAGAGATTAATCTTAGCAATTGTGAGAACTTAACTGCAATTCCAGACCTCTCACTGGCTACAAATCTTGAGAGATTGAATTTTGATTACTGTACAAGTTTGGTAGAATTTCCTTCATCTGTTCAGTATCTAGACAAGCTTGTTGAGTTGGATCTTAGTCACTGCACTAGTCTTATGAGTCTTCCAAGTAGAATTAATCTGAGATCTCTCAAGACTCTTAAGTTTTCTGGCTGCTCAAATCTTCAGAGGTGTCCAGAAATTAAAGGGAACTTGACGTATCTGAATTTAAATGGGACTGCAGTAGAAGAACTTTCCCGATCAATTGGGTACCTCAGTGGACTTGTTGCATTGAATTTGAAGGACTGTAAACAACTTGGGAATCTTCCAGACAATGTCTGTTTTATGAAGTCTCTTATAATTGTTGATATCTCTGGCTGCTTGAATGTCACCAGGTTTCCGGATTTTTCTGAGAATGTCAGATATTTGTACTTAAGTGATACTGCAATAGAAGAGCTTCCTTCCTCAATTGGTTGTCTTCGTAGACTCTCTACTTTGGATCTAATGAACTGCAAAAGGCTTAAGAATCTTCCCTGTACCGTTTCTAAGTTGGCATCCCTTCAAAAACTTATTCTCTCTGGCTGCTCAAGTATCACCATGTTTCCTGAGGTCTCAAGAAATATAAGGGAGTTATATTTAGATGGGACAGCAATAAAGGAAATTCCATCATCAATTGAGCCATTGTCTAATTTAATTGAATTGCATCTGAGGAACTGTACAGAATTCGAGACTCTCCCAAGCAGTTTTTGTAAGTTGAAATCTCTCCAAAAGGTTAATCTCTCTGGCTGctccaaatttgagaattttccagaaattttggagactatgGTTTCATTGAGATATCTATACTTAGACAGAACAGCCATAAGAAGGTTACCGTTGCCAATTAAAAATCTTCCAGGACTTTCTGTCTTGGAATTGGGGAACTGCAAAAACCTTGTCAAAATGCCTGAATTTTATAGCAGCTTACCTGACTGGAATGCAGATTTAGAATATCTGCGGAAGCTATGCCTAAGTGGTTGTGGTATATCACATGTGCCTTGCACCATCCGCTGCTTTTCCTCTCTGGAAGTACTGGACTTAAGTGGAAACAATTTTGAGCATTTACATATAAGCTTTGAGAACTTCCCGGAGCTGCAATACCTTGGCCTAAGGTCTTGTAAGCGGCTTTTATCGTTACCAGAGCTTCCACCACGGCTAACAAAATTAGATGCAAATGATTGCACATCGCTGATAAATGTTTCGACCAAATCGACTGCAGTTGAGGGGAACATCTGTGACTTCTTTTTCACCAATTGTCTCAGTTTAGATGAGATTGCTTGCAATAACATCATGGCATATGCCCTATTGAAAATTCAGATTTTCACCAAAAGATTACACAATCAG ATGTATTCTGTACCAGCCGGGCCTTCCAGCTTATGCTTTCCAGGAAGAACAATTCCAAAATGGTTTGGGCATCAAAGTTGGAAATCTTCAATAACAATTGAGCTGCCTTCATATTGGGCTAGTAATGATTTCTTGGGTTTCACTCTATGTGCACTTGTTGCATTTGATTCGTGTTTTGATGAATCCAGTTTCCAATTTAGATGCAGTTACCATTTCAAGAATAATTATGGTGATTTCCTGGATCTCCATTGTGATTTTGGTGGTTGGTATGGCTGGAAGGATAGACGATTTATCAAGTCAGATCATGTGTTCGTGGGGTTTGATCCCTGTTTGGACGTCATGAAAAATAACAGTTTTGGAAAATTTAGTGCGGTCATAATCAAATTTTACCCGCAAGATATGAACAACAGTCCTTTAAATTGTTGTAATGTAATCGAGTGTGGAGTCCGTCTACTATATGACCAAGATGAGAAATATGTTGATTTTGTTGTGTCACCTATTCCTTGGTCTCCagctagaaaaaaaataaaacctCTCTCTCTGTCGCAGACATCTGTGGATAAAGGAATGCTTAGTTTTTTAAATGGAACATCTCATCTGCTTGATGACAGTAATCAAGAAACTGAGGAAGAAAGGTACAAAGCCAAGAGACGTCGTCATGACAAGTGTTGTAGTGAGACTGAGCGTAGTAGAAGCACCTTCAAGAATTACATGGAAACTAGCACAAATGACTTGGAGGAAGAAGACCTTAGCCCTCTGTTTGTTTTGAAGGAAACAACTAAAAGTCGTAGGAGTAAACGAAAGAGAAGGATAGACTTTGCCGGATGGAAATAA